Proteins from a genomic interval of Afifella aestuarii:
- a CDS encoding DUF4376 domain-containing protein: MIMHALVSPEDAIVDRRRQDPDNLPATRPGWRWLPEERDDAPVNPDTEVATEEVLTVEEDRVVRARGKRALTVEELKAEVARLRWEREVAGIEVVIAGETVPLSTARGDDRQALDSTYAAIRDGLRQDSATFKFADLTSRAVSNADMRAAVVAALAHIQACFDLEGLVAAEIDAGMITNKAQVRAAFEAS; this comes from the coding sequence ATGATCATGCATGCGCTGGTGTCTCCCGAGGACGCGATCGTCGATCGTAGGCGGCAAGACCCGGACAACCTGCCTGCGACGCGTCCCGGCTGGCGCTGGCTGCCGGAAGAGCGCGATGATGCGCCGGTGAACCCTGACACGGAGGTGGCGACCGAAGAGGTCCTCACGGTTGAAGAGGATCGCGTCGTGCGGGCGCGAGGGAAAAGGGCGCTGACCGTCGAGGAATTGAAAGCCGAGGTGGCGCGGTTGCGCTGGGAGCGCGAGGTTGCTGGGATCGAGGTGGTGATAGCCGGCGAGACGGTGCCGCTCTCGACAGCGCGAGGCGATGATCGCCAAGCGCTCGACTCGACCTATGCAGCCATTCGCGATGGCTTGAGGCAGGATAGCGCGACGTTCAAGTTCGCAGATCTGACATCGCGGGCGGTCAGCAATGCCGACATGCGGGCCGCCGTTGTCGCAGCGCTGGCGCATATCCAAGCCTGCTTCGACCTAGAAGGACTCGTCGCCGCGGAAATCGACGCAGGCATGATCACCAACAAGGCGCAGGTCCGCGCCGCGTTTGAGGCGAGCTGA